One genomic region from Nocardioides plantarum encodes:
- a CDS encoding nuclear transport factor 2 family protein — protein MTTTPADLVQTYFAAAVDPDRESYVALFAPQAVVEDDGRSFAGRDAVRAWRADVPEVSYTPGEVVADGAGWSVRTTVSGDFPGSPVDLAFWFRFDDADLVEELRIRP, from the coding sequence ATGACGACCACACCCGCTGACCTGGTCCAGACCTACTTCGCCGCCGCCGTCGACCCCGACCGGGAGTCGTACGTCGCCCTCTTCGCCCCGCAGGCCGTCGTCGAGGACGACGGGCGGTCCTTCGCGGGCCGCGACGCCGTCCGCGCGTGGCGGGCCGACGTGCCCGAGGTGTCCTACACCCCGGGCGAGGTCGTCGCCGACGGCGCCGGCTGGTCGGTCCGGACGACGGTGTCCGGCGACTTCCCGGGAAGCCCGGTCGACCTCGCGTTCTGGTTCCGCTTCGACGACGCCGACCTGGTGGAGGAGCTGCGGATCCGGCCATGA
- the otsB gene encoding trehalose-phosphatase, with product MEFTTARGEQRYAALVRAAAETVVGLDFDGTLSPIVDDPAQAHIHPDAGRVLTDLAAQVRAVAVITGRPARQALDLGGLEEVGNAIGETGKDLYLFGQYGNERWSSTHRRVIGPRPPAGLATFERELPRALRRVGAGDAWIEDKGLAVAVHTRRLPDAEAAFDRLLPALRELAAAHDLHVEPGKAVIEVRSPGVHKGQAVRTLAEELDAGGFLFAGDDLGDLEAFDAVRELGEAGLSTLLVCSSSEEESALIDLADVVVKGPDGVLELLEQLADDAASIRA from the coding sequence GTGGAGTTCACGACCGCCCGGGGGGAGCAGCGGTACGCCGCCCTGGTCCGGGCCGCGGCCGAGACAGTCGTCGGGCTCGACTTCGACGGCACCCTGTCGCCGATCGTCGACGACCCCGCCCAGGCACACATCCACCCCGATGCCGGACGGGTGCTGACCGACCTCGCCGCGCAGGTGCGCGCGGTGGCGGTCATCACCGGCCGTCCGGCCCGTCAGGCCCTCGACCTCGGGGGTCTCGAGGAGGTCGGCAACGCCATCGGCGAGACCGGCAAGGACCTCTACCTGTTCGGCCAGTACGGCAACGAGCGCTGGAGCTCCACCCACCGCCGCGTGATCGGGCCCCGTCCGCCGGCCGGCCTGGCGACCTTCGAGCGCGAGCTGCCCCGTGCGCTGCGCCGGGTCGGCGCCGGTGACGCCTGGATCGAGGACAAGGGCCTGGCGGTCGCCGTCCACACCCGACGGCTGCCCGACGCCGAGGCGGCGTTCGACCGGCTGCTGCCGGCGCTGCGCGAGCTGGCGGCCGCCCACGACCTGCACGTCGAGCCCGGCAAGGCCGTGATCGAGGTGCGCTCGCCAGGGGTCCACAAGGGTCAGGCCGTGCGCACGCTCGCCGAGGAGCTCGACGCGGGCGGGTTCCTGTTCGCCGGTGACGACCTGGGCGACCTCGAGGCCTTCGACGCCGTCCGCGAGCTCGGTGAGGCCGGACTCTCCACGCTGCTCGTGTGCTCGTCCTCGGAGGAGGAGAGCGCGCTGATCGACCTCGCGGACGTCGTGGTCAAGGGACCCGACGGCGTCCTGGAGCTGCTCGAGCAGCTCGCCGACGACGCCGCCTCGATCCGGGCCTGA